In one Geotoga petraea genomic region, the following are encoded:
- the rpoD gene encoding RNA polymerase sigma factor RpoD produces the protein MAKSELKQQKVDDAIKKLGNIEIVDDDKVKIKREKEKYTKKLSKMLQDIRKKAKQNNKTLTYEMIDKYIPQEMSDIIDSDFIEKLYTILEEDGIEIIEDDNIDEAKEQLDNEDEDDLKKIFGNTLEMYDNISLNDPIKIYLKEIGRIGLLTPRRERLIAQRAKKGDKKARDLLIKANLRLVISIAKRYTNRGLSFLDLIQEGNIGLIKAVNKFDWKKGFKFSTYATWWIRQAVTRAIADQARTIRIPVHMVETINRLNKVIREYLQEHGEYPSNEQLSKLMDKPVEKIDEILMAARETISADSPIGGSDDDDTSIGDFFADNNADQPEEAAVKMILREEIEKILDTLQPKEATVLKMRYGLLDGKVKTLEEVGKFFNVTRERIRQIEVKALRKLRHPSRSTQLKELSNMLGRKIL, from the coding sequence ATGGCCAAAAGTGAGCTAAAACAACAGAAAGTAGATGATGCAATTAAAAAATTAGGAAATATTGAAATTGTTGATGATGATAAAGTTAAAATCAAAAGAGAAAAAGAAAAATACACAAAAAAACTTTCAAAAATGCTTCAAGACATAAGAAAAAAAGCAAAACAAAACAATAAAACGCTCACATATGAAATGATAGATAAATACATCCCACAAGAAATGTCAGATATAATAGATAGTGATTTTATAGAAAAACTATATACTATATTAGAAGAAGATGGTATAGAAATAATTGAGGATGACAATATTGATGAAGCTAAAGAACAATTAGATAACGAGGATGAGGATGATTTAAAAAAGATATTTGGAAATACATTAGAAATGTATGATAATATATCATTAAACGATCCTATAAAAATTTATTTAAAAGAAATTGGAAGAATAGGACTTTTGACTCCAAGGAGAGAAAGACTCATAGCTCAGAGAGCTAAAAAAGGAGATAAAAAAGCAAGAGATCTTTTAATAAAGGCTAACTTAAGATTAGTTATAAGTATTGCTAAAAGATATACAAATAGAGGTTTGAGTTTTTTAGATTTAATACAAGAGGGAAATATAGGTTTAATCAAAGCAGTAAATAAATTTGATTGGAAAAAGGGATTCAAATTCTCTACATATGCAACTTGGTGGATTAGACAAGCAGTTACAAGAGCAATAGCTGATCAAGCTAGAACAATTAGAATACCAGTACATATGGTTGAAACTATAAACAGGCTAAACAAAGTTATAAGAGAATATTTACAAGAACATGGAGAATATCCTTCTAACGAACAACTATCAAAACTAATGGATAAACCAGTTGAAAAGATAGATGAAATATTGATGGCTGCCAGAGAAACCATATCAGCTGATTCTCCCATTGGAGGTTCTGATGATGATGACACATCTATAGGTGATTTTTTTGCCGACAACAATGCCGATCAACCAGAAGAAGCTGCGGTTAAAATGATTCTTAGAGAAGAAATAGAAAAAATATTAGATACATTACAGCCTAAAGAAGCGACTGTCTTAAAAATGAGATATGGTTTATTAGATGGTAAAGTAAAAACACTTGAAGAGGTAGGAAAATTCTTCAACGTTACAAGAGAGAGAATAAGGCAAATCGAAGTAAAAGCTCTCAGAAAATTAAGACATCCAAGTAGAAGCACACAATTAAAAGAATTGAGCAATATGTTAGGAAGGAAAATACTTTGA
- the rpsG gene encoding 30S ribosomal protein S7, translated as MRRRRAEKRKIIADPIYNDELITKLVNRIMLDGQKSKAQKIVYGALEILQEKTGENAVEAFHKAIENVKPLVEVRSRRIGGATYQVPFEVPERRALSLSLRWIVTSARSKQGKSMIDRLSQELLDAYNGVGAAVKRKDDVHKMADANKAFAHYRW; from the coding sequence ATGAGAAGAAGAAGAGCTGAAAAAAGGAAAATAATTGCTGATCCAATTTATAACGATGAATTGATCACTAAATTAGTAAATAGAATAATGTTAGATGGGCAAAAATCAAAAGCTCAAAAAATAGTTTATGGAGCGTTAGAAATTTTGCAAGAAAAAACAGGAGAAAATGCAGTAGAAGCTTTTCATAAAGCTATAGAAAACGTAAAACCATTAGTTGAGGTTAGATCAAGAAGAATTGGTGGTGCAACTTATCAGGTTCCATTCGAAGTGCCTGAAAGAAGAGCATTATCATTATCTTTGAGATGGATTGTTACTTCAGCGAGATCAAAACAAGGGAAATCTATGATTGATAGATTATCACAAGAATTATTGGATGCTTACAATGGTGTAGGTGCTGCTGTTAAGAGAAAAGATGACGTTCACAAAATGGCGGATGCTAATAAAGCATTTGCTCACTACAGATGGTAA
- the rpsL gene encoding 30S ribosomal protein S12: protein MPTINQLIRFGRKQSTKKTKSPALKSNPQKRGVCVRVSTMTPKKPNSALRKIARVRLSNGIEVTSYIPGEGHNLQEHSNVLLRGGRTRDLPGVRYKVIRGTLDTAGVESRRQSRSKYGTKRPK from the coding sequence ATGCCTACAATTAATCAATTGATTCGTTTTGGTAGAAAACAATCAACAAAAAAAACAAAGTCACCAGCTTTGAAATCTAATCCTCAAAAAAGAGGAGTTTGTGTTAGAGTTTCAACAATGACTCCTAAAAAGCCAAACTCTGCTTTAAGAAAAATAGCAAGGGTTAGACTATCAAATGGAATTGAGGTTACTTCATATATTCCGGGTGAAGGACACAATCTTCAAGAACATTCTAACGTATTGTTAAGAGGTGGAAGAACAAGAGATCTTCCAGGGGTAAGATACAAAGTAATCAGAGGAACATTGGATACAGCTGGAGTGGAAAGCAGAAGACAATCAAGAAGTAAATATGGTACTAAGAGACCTAAATAA
- a CDS encoding ATP-dependent helicase, which produces MEEDKKIFEIKKEIPKFLKDNLDEEQLDAVINSNGNSLIIAGPGSGKTRVITYKIAYLLSQGVKPSEIMLVTFTRAAAKQMTDRIRNVTDQDLTGITAGTFHHVCNGILRRYAKAIGYENNFSILDSEDSKDLLKIIRNEYKEGMGEDAKKFPKESVIQKVISYASNTLKSIRESILEIAPYLIDYENDIEHIWGNYQEMKKNINAMDYDDLLVNTAHLLSFNKKALNDIASKYKYVLVDEFQDTNKIQLEIVQAISSYSKNLIVVGDDSQSIYSFRGARYENIEEFIKRDDTKLFKIQTNYRSTPNIVSFINNMLPNNSVEKNLKSVRKEYVKPNIIETFDDLEQSEAVIKIIEEKIDQDVDLNEIAVLYRSHALSMTLQQKLDSQQIPYRLLSGKRFIETKHIKDVLSFLKILYNPYDNISWNRSLKLFSGIGVKTATDIYKSITSQFKEGINMLEAFKNSKLKKFKEAYEFYKKLFEKDKNKPDEIINFIFNEFYKEYSNLTFRNSASRNMDIERFQDISSQYESLMKFLEEMTLSENITVKSAERDQKEDQITLTTVHGAKGLEWKVVILLSVNPGDFPNGMAIKEKKLDEEERLFYVAITRAKDELYILKQITGSTNPFMSNSYVFVKKEYDFIKNIPENLVETFKTSYKY; this is translated from the coding sequence ATGGAAGAAGACAAAAAAATATTTGAAATAAAAAAAGAGATACCTAAATTTTTAAAAGATAATCTGGATGAAGAACAGCTTGATGCCGTTATTAATTCTAATGGTAATTCTTTAATAATAGCAGGTCCAGGCTCAGGAAAAACAAGAGTAATCACTTATAAAATTGCTTACTTATTATCTCAGGGAGTAAAACCAAGTGAGATAATGCTTGTGACATTTACAAGGGCAGCAGCAAAACAGATGACTGATAGAATTAGAAATGTAACAGATCAGGATTTAACAGGCATAACCGCAGGCACTTTTCATCATGTATGTAATGGGATTTTGAGAAGATATGCTAAAGCAATAGGTTATGAAAACAATTTTTCTATACTCGATTCAGAGGATTCGAAAGACTTGTTAAAAATCATTAGAAATGAATACAAAGAGGGGATGGGAGAAGACGCCAAAAAATTCCCGAAGGAGTCTGTAATTCAAAAAGTTATATCTTATGCATCTAATACTTTGAAGTCTATTAGAGAAAGCATTTTAGAAATAGCCCCTTATTTAATTGATTATGAAAACGATATAGAACACATTTGGGGTAATTATCAAGAAATGAAAAAGAACATCAATGCAATGGATTATGATGATTTACTTGTTAATACTGCCCATTTGTTATCTTTTAATAAAAAGGCTTTAAATGATATTGCTTCTAAATATAAATATGTTTTAGTTGACGAATTTCAAGATACCAATAAAATCCAGCTTGAAATAGTTCAAGCAATAAGTTCTTATTCAAAGAATTTGATAGTTGTTGGAGATGATTCTCAAAGTATTTATTCATTTAGAGGAGCAAGATACGAAAATATCGAAGAATTTATAAAAAGAGATGATACAAAACTTTTCAAAATACAAACGAATTATAGGAGTACACCTAATATTGTTTCTTTTATAAACAATATGCTTCCAAATAATTCTGTAGAAAAAAATCTTAAATCTGTAAGAAAAGAATATGTAAAACCAAATATCATAGAAACTTTTGATGATTTAGAACAATCGGAAGCCGTAATAAAGATCATCGAAGAAAAAATAGATCAAGATGTTGATCTAAATGAAATAGCTGTTTTATATAGATCGCATGCTTTATCTATGACTTTACAGCAAAAATTAGATTCTCAACAAATTCCCTACAGACTTTTATCGGGAAAAAGGTTTATAGAAACTAAACATATTAAAGATGTTTTATCTTTCTTAAAAATATTATACAATCCCTATGATAATATCTCTTGGAATAGATCACTGAAATTGTTCAGTGGCATAGGTGTGAAAACTGCAACAGATATTTATAAATCAATAACCTCACAATTTAAAGAGGGAATAAATATGCTGGAAGCATTTAAAAATAGTAAGTTGAAAAAATTCAAAGAAGCCTACGAATTTTATAAAAAGCTTTTTGAAAAAGATAAAAATAAACCCGATGAAATAATAAACTTCATATTTAATGAATTTTACAAAGAGTATTCTAATTTGACATTCAGAAACTCTGCCTCAAGAAACATGGATATAGAAAGGTTTCAGGATATATCTTCTCAATACGAATCTTTGATGAAATTTTTAGAAGAAATGACTTTAAGCGAAAATATAACTGTCAAATCTGCTGAAAGAGACCAAAAAGAAGATCAAATAACATTGACAACAGTTCATGGTGCAAAAGGATTAGAATGGAAAGTTGTGATATTGTTATCGGTTAATCCAGGGGATTTCCCAAATGGGATGGCCATAAAAGAGAAGAAATTAGATGAAGAAGAAAGGTTGTTCTACGTAGCTATAACAAGGGCTAAAGACGAATTATATATTCTAAAACAAATAACTGGATCGACAAATCCATTCATGAGTAATTCCTATGTATTTGTAAAAAAGGAATACGATTTTATCAAAAATATTCCAGAAAATTTAGTAGAAACATTCAAAACAAGTTATAAATATTAA